From Salinicola endophyticus:
GCACACCCGCGGCGCCCGGGGCTGCTAGACTGGCGAGACGAGCGTCGCGCGCTGTGCACAACGCCTGCGCCAGCACGAGCCGACAGCCGGGCAGGGCAGTGAGGCGACGCCGAGAAGCTCACGACGACGAGACGGGAAAGGATGCCGTAACGATGGTGAAGAGCGTCAAGTACTGGTTCAACGTGATTCGCGATTCGATCAAGCTGTGGCTCGATCGTAACGCCTTCAGCTACGCCGGGTCGCTGGCGTTCTACACCCTGTTCTCGCTGGCGCCGACGGTGATCATTGCGGTCACCGTCGTGGGGCTATGGTTGGGAGAGGACGCCGCCCGCGGCGAGATCGTCGCCCGCCTGCAGGATACCCTCGGCCCGGCAGCGGCCAAGGCGATCGAGGATGCCGTCGCACAGTCGAGCATTCAGGCGTCGGGCATCTTGCCCACCGTGGCCGGCTTCGTGACCCTGTTGGTCGGTGCGACCACCGTCTTCGGCCAGATGCAGTTCTCGCTCAACACCATCTGGGGCGTGGCGCCCAATCCCGATCGCAACAGTCTGTGGCTGTTCGCCAAGAAGCGGCTGTTGTCGCTAGCGGTGGTGCTGGCGATCGGCTTCGTGCTGCTGGTATCGCTGGTGCTCGGGGTCATCGTCCAGGCTACCTTCAGCTACGCCGGCGACTGGGTGCCGGGTAGTGTGATGCTGCTCGAGCTGGCGCAGTTCGCGCTCTCGCTGGCTGTGGTCACGCTGTTCTTCGCCGCTATCTTCAAAGTGCTGCCGGACGTGGTGCTCTCCTACCGTGACGTTTTCCTGGGCGCCCTGGTCACTGCGGTGCTGTTCATGCTGGGCCGCAATGCGATCGCCGCCTATCTCGCCCACACCGCCACGGCTTCCACCTATGGCGCCGCGGGGTCGGTGGTCCTGGTGTTGCTGTGGGTCTACTACTCGTCGCTGATCCTGCTCTACGGCGCGGCCTTCACGCGAACCCACGTGGTGTCGAAGGGTCGCCGGGTGATTCCGCGCAATACCGCGGTACTGGTGCGCCACGAGGTACTGCACAAGGAGACCGTTGAGCAGGAAGCGCCACCGACACCAATGCCAATGCGCAAGCAGGAGCAGGAGCAGGAGGAGACCTCACATGACCAAGCGCACGATTCGAGCCCGGGTGAGCGGCCACGTTCAGGGCGTGGGCTATCGTGAGTTCGTGCGTCGCCACGCCGAGCGCTGGGGGCTCACGGGGCACGCCATCAATCAGGACGACGGTGCGGTCGAGGTGGTCGCCTGCGGCGAGGCGACCGCCATTGCCGAGCTGATCGATCTTCTGTGGGAAGGGCCGCCGGCGGCGGACGTGATCGAGGTGAGCGTGGAGGAGGCCACGCTGATCGCCCCGGCGAGTTTCACCACCGGTTGAGGGAGGCAGCCGCCGGCGGCGTCTGGGCGACGGCCGCTGGCGGCGTGCTCAACAGGGCGGTCAGGCGCCCGCGGTCAGCGTCTCGACGATCCACTCGACCACTGCCGTGCCATTGGCGTTCATGCACACCTCTGCAGTGGCGTCGCGCGTCCAGCGCGCATCCACGAATTCTCGTGTCTGCGGGGCCAGGATCGTCTGTCCCTCGGCCAGGCCCTCGGTGACCACGCTGAGCGTGCCGCGGGTGGTGGTGAACAGCTCCGGACGCAGCAGCCAGGCCAGGGCACAGCTGTCGTGGGGGCAGCAGCCATCGATGCCTAGCGCCTGCTGATAGAATGCGCGATAGAAGGCGTAACTCTCCCCGAGTACGCGTCCCAACTTGCCTTGAGACTCGACGATCCGCGCCATGCTGTCGGGGTCGAGCACGCAGCGATGGGTGGCATCGAGCCCCACCAGGGTCAGCGGCCAGCGCGCCTCCAGTACCGCCTTAGCGGCGTGCGGGTCGTTGAAGATATTGGCCTCCGCCACTGGCGTCACGTTGCCGCCCTCGCGGATCGAACCGCCCATCACCACCACCTGCTTGACCTTGTCCACCAGCGACGGGTCGAGCTGCAGTGCCGCGGCCAGGTTGCCCAGCGGCCCGACCGCCACCAGCACCACTTCGCCCGGACGCGCGTTGACCTGCTCGACGATGAACTGCGGGGCACTCTGGGGCAGCGCCTGGGTGCTGATCTCGGGCAGGGCGATGTTGCCCAGGCCGTTGTCGCCGTGGATATGCCCCGGCGGCGGGTTCTTGGGCTTGGCCATGGGCGTGGCGGCGCCCTGGGCAACGGGGATCTTTTGCCCGCCCAGCTCGGCCAGCAGCAGGGCGTTGTGGGTCGCGACCTCGATGGTGACGTTACCGAAGGTGGTCGTCATCCCCAGCAGCTCGATCTCCGGGTGGGCCAGGGCGATGGCGATGGCTTGGGCGTCGTCGACACCCGGGTCGGTGTCGAAAATGATAGGCGTGGTCATGCTCTCTCTCGATACGGATAACGATGGACTGGCCCCGGCGCTCGCTGCCGGGGCCTCGGGGTCAGGCGCGCTCGATACGCAACGGCGGCAGACTATCGAGCGCCGATTCGACCGCTGCGGCCAGCGGAATGCTCGGCGCCGCGCCGGCCTGCTGCACGCACAGGGCCGAGGCCGCGCTGGCCAGTCGCAGGGCCTGTTCGACGTCGTCGCCACGCTGGCGTGCGGCCATGAAGTAGCCGATGAAGGTATCGCCGGCCGCGGTGGTGTCGACCGCCTCGACCTGATGCGCCGAGGCGCGGATGCGCTCGCCGGCGAGCTGATGACAGACACCGTCTCGCCCCAGGGTGAGCACGATCTCCACCTCCGGCAGGCGCTCGGCCAGGGCGCTGAGCAGCGTATCGACCTCGCTCTCTTCGTCGAGTTCGACCAGCGCTGCGGCCTCGCCGCGGTTGAGAAACAGGATACGGCACAGCGATAGCGGCAGGGTGGCCACTTCAGGGCCCAGCGGCGCCGGATTGAAGGCGATCGCCAGACCGCGTTCACTGGCCAAGCGGATGATGCGTTCGGCGGCGTTGCACTCGTTCTGCATCAGCAGCCAGCTGTCGTCGTCAGCGGCGCCGATGAGCGCCTCGAGATGCTTGTCGCTGAAGCCGTGGTTGGCGCCGGGGTAGAGAATGATCGCATTCTCGGCGTCGTCGTCGACCTGGATCAGCGCGTGACCGCTGGCCTCGGCGGTCAGCTCCACATGGGCGGTGTCGACGCCCGCCTTGGTCAGCGGCTCCAGCGCCCAGCGATCGGCCTGGCCCAGGCGCCCCCAGTGGGCCACCTGGCCACCGGCGCGGGCCAGCGCCAGTGACTGGTTGGCGCCCTTGCCGCCGAGCACCTGACGAAAGCCGGTACTGGAC
This genomic window contains:
- a CDS encoding YihY/virulence factor BrkB family protein, whose amino-acid sequence is MVKSVKYWFNVIRDSIKLWLDRNAFSYAGSLAFYTLFSLAPTVIIAVTVVGLWLGEDAARGEIVARLQDTLGPAAAKAIEDAVAQSSIQASGILPTVAGFVTLLVGATTVFGQMQFSLNTIWGVAPNPDRNSLWLFAKKRLLSLAVVLAIGFVLLVSLVLGVIVQATFSYAGDWVPGSVMLLELAQFALSLAVVTLFFAAIFKVLPDVVLSYRDVFLGALVTAVLFMLGRNAIAAYLAHTATASTYGAAGSVVLVLLWVYYSSLILLYGAAFTRTHVVSKGRRVIPRNTAVLVRHEVLHKETVEQEAPPTPMPMRKQEQEQEETSHDQAHDSSPGERPRSGRGLS
- a CDS encoding acylphosphatase, with the protein product MTKRTIRARVSGHVQGVGYREFVRRHAERWGLTGHAINQDDGAVEVVACGEATAIAELIDLLWEGPPAADVIEVSVEEATLIAPASFTTG
- a CDS encoding nucleoside hydrolase — its product is MTTPIIFDTDPGVDDAQAIAIALAHPEIELLGMTTTFGNVTIEVATHNALLLAELGGQKIPVAQGAATPMAKPKNPPPGHIHGDNGLGNIALPEISTQALPQSAPQFIVEQVNARPGEVVLVAVGPLGNLAAALQLDPSLVDKVKQVVVMGGSIREGGNVTPVAEANIFNDPHAAKAVLEARWPLTLVGLDATHRCVLDPDSMARIVESQGKLGRVLGESYAFYRAFYQQALGIDGCCPHDSCALAWLLRPELFTTTRGTLSVVTEGLAEGQTILAPQTREFVDARWTRDATAEVCMNANGTAVVEWIVETLTAGA
- a CDS encoding ribokinase encodes the protein MIYNYGSINIDYVYRVPHLVRPGETLSSTGFRQVLGGKGANQSLALARAGGQVAHWGRLGQADRWALEPLTKAGVDTAHVELTAEASGHALIQVDDDAENAIILYPGANHGFSDKHLEALIGAADDDSWLLMQNECNAAERIIRLASERGLAIAFNPAPLGPEVATLPLSLCRILFLNRGEAAALVELDEESEVDTLLSALAERLPEVEIVLTLGRDGVCHQLAGERIRASAHQVEAVDTTAAGDTFIGYFMAARQRGDDVEQALRLASAASALCVQQAGAAPSIPLAAAVESALDSLPPLRIERA